CCCGCAGCCGCGGGCATGGGAACGGCGGCGGCGCCGGACCAGCCCTGGGACGGGGAGCTGGCGGCCCCGATCGGCACGGAGGCGGCGCTGCTGCGCAGCCGCCTGGTGCTGGTAGGTAGCGCGGCGCTGGCCGGAGTCGCTGTGGGAGCCATTGCCGCCATGCTGGTCTCGCGCCGTTCCTGAGGAGCAAAGTTGGGAGCCGGCGCCAGCCACTCTAGGCGGCACGGCTGCCGGGGCGCGGCTCGGGCCGTGCCTTGCTGATCACCTTCTGCTTTCCTTCCCGGATGGTCTCGAGCTTCTGCACGTGCGGGTCGTCCTGCTGCATGTGGTGCCGCTGCTTGGACGCGCCCAGCGTCACGGCCTCGTCACTGGGCAAATGGCCGCGCTTGTGGGCCTCCCGTGCCTTGCGGCGGCGGTAGCGGTTGTCTCCCTCCATCTGCCTGCCCGGCATGATCGCCCCTCCTGATCCGTGCAGCTCAAGCCTGGTGCGGCGCGCGCCGACTTGCGGGCCCGCTCTCGCTTTCGAGCCAAGGGTGCAAGCGTCAATCCACCGCGGAGCCGGCCGCGGCTCGCGGAAAGCGTGGGCCTGTGGCGGGCCCGACGCCGGGCGGCGGGTGGCCTGAGGCATGGTCCGGCGCTTTGGCGAGCGACTGCCCCGCCTGCGCACGCGCGTTCCGGGGCCATCCTCCGAGGCGGTGGTCCGGCGACTCCGCGCGGTGGAATCGCCCAACCTGGTCTGCGTGGCACCCGCGCCGCCGATCGTGTGGCGCCAGGCGCGAGGCGCCAACGTGCGCGATGTCGACGGCAACATCTACATCGACTTGACGGCCGGGTTTGCGGTAGCTGCAGCCGGCCACTCGAACCGCAGGGTCGCGCGTGCCATCGGGGCGCAGGCTCGGCGACTTGCGCACGGTCTGGGCGACGTCCATCCCCCGGAGATAAAGCTGCGGCTGCTCGAGCGGCTGTCCGAGCTGGCGCCCGGGCGGCTGAAGGTGACGATCCTGGCGAGCGCGGGCGCGGAAGCCGTGGAAGTGGCGCTCAAGACGGCCTGGCTGCGGACGGGTCGCCCCGGGGTGCTGGCCTTCACCGGCGGCTATCACGGTTTGACCCTGGGGGCCCTGGCCACAACGTGGCGGCGGGAGTTTCGCGACCCGTTCCGAGCGCAGCTCTGCCCGGGTGTGCTCTTCGCTCCCTATGCCGTTCCCTACCAGGCTGGAGGAGCCGACGCTGCCCTGGCCACGGCGCTGCAGGAAACAGAGCGGCTGCTGGTGGAGGCGGCCGCCGCAGGTGCGCCCGTGGGCGCGATACTGGTCGAGCCGGTGCAAGGTAGGGGCGGGATCGTCGTGCCGGCGGCAGGGTTTCTGGCCGGCCTGCGCTCGTTCTGCGATGGGCGGGAACTGGTCCTCATCTTCGACGAGGTGTACACGGGCTTCGGCCGAACGGGGCGCTGGTTCGCCTGCGAGCACGCGGGCGTGGTGCCGGATATCCTGGTCGTGGGGAAGGCGCTGAGCGGCGCTCTGCCGTTGAGCGCCGCGGTGGGGACGCGCGAGGTCATGGAGGCCTGGCCGGCGTCCATGGGCGAGGCGATCCACACGAGCACGTTCCTGGGCAATCCCATAGCTTGCGCGGCAGCACTGGCGCACCTGGAAGAGATCGAGCGCCGCGGCCTGGTCGAGCGCGCCCGGCACCTGGGGGAATGGCTGAGTGCACGGCTGCAGACATGGAAGGAGCGCCACACGGCCGTCGGCGACGTGCGCGGGCTGGGCCTCATGCAGGGGGTGGAACTGGTCGAGCACCGCGGGACCCGCCGGCCGGCCACGGAAATGGCGGCGCGGGTGGTGCAGGCGGCGCTGGGGCGCGGCGTGCTGCTTCTGGCTGAGGGGCCTTCAGCGAACGTGCTCGCCTTCACGCCGCCGCTCGTGATCACGCGGCTTCAGCTCGAGTATGCGGTGGACGTCGTCGAGGAAGAAGTGGCGCGCGCGGCCTCGTCGTAGCGCGCGCCGTGGAGGGCTCCCTCGGGATCAGGCGGTGATCTCTTCTCCGCCGTCCACGTTGATCACATTTCCCGTCATCCAGTAGGTGTCCGGGGCCGAGAGTGCAACCAGGGCGCGTGCCACGTCCTCAGGACGGGTCAGCCGCCCGGAAGGATTGCGGGCCTGGGCGGCCTCGATGAGTCGCTCGTGGCCCGGGATCTTGCGTAGTGCGGGCGTGTCGGTCACGCCGGCGCGGATCGCGTTCACGGTGATGCCGTGCGGGACCAGTTCCACGGCGAGCTGCCGGCAATGCGACTCCAGTGCGCACTTCGCGGCACTCACCGCGCCATAGCTGGGGATGATGCGCGTCGAGCCGCCGGAGGTCATGGCGAAGATGCGGGCGCCCTCCCCCATCATGCCCCGGCGGACCAATCCCTGGGTCCAGTCTACGAGCGTGTGGGCCATGACGCGCAAGGTCATGTCCATCTGCTGCTCGTTGAGAGCGTCCTCGTGAATGAACGGGCGCAGTGTGCCGAAGGCCAGGGAATGCAGCAGGATGCCCACATCCTCGCCCGGACCGAGCGCTGCCTTCATCTCCTCGAGAGCGTTCTCGCGCCTCTCCGGGTCGGCAGCATTCATGTTGAAGAACCTCACCCGGCGGCCGCCCTCCTCGATCTGCCGCGTAACCTCCTCTACATGCGGCAGCGTGCTGCGCCGGTCCAGGTGCACCCCGAAGATGGGGTGTCCCGCGCGCGCCAGGCCGAGGGCCGTGGCTTCACCAAAGCCACTGGATGCGCCCAGGATCAGAGCCCACCGTTCTGCCATGACCGCTCCTCGGGTGGTATATTGCTGGTTGCTTCCGGGCGGCCGCAACGCGGTTCCCGGACGGCCGTAGAATTCCCTCTGGACGGAATCTGGGGTCTGGCGAGTCTAAGTTGGGACGCGCCCCCGCGAGCGGCAAGTCGGAACGGAAAAGAGACCATCGAGCATTGCCTTTTCCTGACGCAGCACGCACAATAGAGGCGCCTTTGAATCCGGCAGAGCGGTTCCTGGTCACGGGCGCCACGGGCTTTGTCGGCACGCATCTCGTGCAGGCGTTGTGCGCGGCGGGCGCATCCGTTCGCGCGCTGGTGCGGCCAACCAGCGAGGTGGCGCGGCTGGCGGAGCTGGGCGTTGAACTGGTGCCAGGCGCACTCGAAGATGGCGCGGCCCTGGCGCGGGCGGTCGAGGGTGCGGACGTCGTCCTGCACCTGGCGGCCACGACGCGTGCGCGCAACGCGCAAGGCTACTGGCGCGCGAATGCAGAAGGCACACGCGCGCTGGTGCAGGCGGTTCTGAAGGCAGCGCGGCCGCCACGGCGCCTGGTGTACCTCAGCTCGCTGGCGGCCGCAGGCCCGGCGCGGAACGGAGCGCCAATAGAGCGCCAGGATGCGCCGCGGCCGGTGAGCGCCTACGGCCGGAGCAAGCTGGAAGGGGAGTTCGCCTGTCTGGCGGCCGCGGGCGAGCGGGAGGTAGTGGTCCTGCGGGCGCCCGTGGTGTATGGCCCGCGCGACCGGGACCTGCTGCTCTTCTTCAGACTCGCGGCTCGCGGCGTGCTGCCCGTGCCAGCAGGGCCGGAGCGGACCCTCCAGCTCGTGCATGTGACCGATCTGACTGCAGCGCTGATCCTCGCGGCAACGACCGCCGCTGCGGCCGGCATCTACCACGCGGCGGATCCCCGGCCCTATGCCTGGCCGGATGTCGCGCGCTTGATGGGCCAGGCGGTGGGCCGGCGGGCGCGCACCATGCTTCTGCCCGCGGCGCTTTTCCGCGCCGCCGGCGCCGCGAGTGAGCTGGCCTCCGCGATCCGCGGGCGGCCCAGCATCTTCAACCGGGACAAGGTTCGCGAGCTACTGGCGCCAGCATGGCTCTGTGAGACGGCGGCGGCGCGCCGGGAGCTGAGGTTCGAGGCTGCGATTTCGCTGCCGGAGGGGCTTGCTGCGACCGCGGCCTGGTACCGCGCTCACGGCTGGCTGTGAATCGAGCGGCTGGCACTTCGCGGCGCGGCTGCAGCAAGGATGGTGTAGAGTTTTCCCCGCAGGAGAGCCGGATGAGCCTCTTCGAGAAGTGCGAAAGCTATACCCGGGCGCGGGAGGTGCAGGCCGCGGGCTACTACCCCTATTTCATACCCATCGAGGCTTCTTACGACACCGAGGTCATCGTACGCGGGCAGCCCAAGATCATGGTGGGCTCGAACAACTACCTCGGTCTGACCCACCACCCCAAGGTGCTCGAGGCTGCGCAAGCTGCGCTGAAGCGCTATGGCAGTGGGTGCACCGGCAGCCGTTTCCTGAATGGCACGCTCGACCTGCACGAGCAGCTCGAGGAGCGCCTGGCCCGCTTCTTGGATGCGGAGGCGGCGCTGGTCTTCAGCACGGGCTATCAGACCAACCTGGGCGTGATCGACACGCTGGTAGGGCGGGACGAGCACCTGTTTCTGGACAAGTTGAACCACGCGAGCATCGTCGATGGCGGGCGCCTCGCCCTCGGCGTGGTGCACCGCTACCCGCACGGCGACCTGCAGGCCCTCGAGCGACAGCTCGCCCGCGCGCCCGCCGACGCCGGGAAGCTGATCGTGACCGACGGCATCTTCTCGATGGAGGGCGACATCGCCGACCTGCCCGCTGTCGTGGCCCTGGCGGAGTTCTACGGCGCGCAGGTCATGGTGGACGACGCGCACGCCTTCGGCGTGCTGGGCGGGCGCGGTGGGGGCACGGCCCAGCACTTCCACCTCGAGGGCCGGGTGGACCTCATCATGGCCACGTTCTCGAAGTCGCTGGCCTCGATCGGCGGCGTGATCGCCGGCCCGGAGCTGGTGATCCATTACGTCAAGCACCACGCGCGCTCCTTGATCTTCAGCGCCAGCATGCCGCCGGCGTCCGTGGCCACGGTGCTGGCCGCGCTGGAGGTGATCGAAACGGAGCCGGAGCGCCGAGAGGCGTTGTGGCGCAACACGCGACGCATGCAGGAGGGGTTGAGGAGCCTGGGTTACGACATTGGCCGGAGTGAGACGCCCGTCATCCCGGTGCTCATCGGCGACCTGGAGAAGATGCTGGTCTTCTGGAAGGCGCTTTTCGACGCGGGCGTGTTCACCAACCCGGTGACGCCGCCGGCCGTCCCCGACAACTCGTGCCGGCTGCGCATCTCGCTCATGGCGACGCACACGGACGACCACATCGACTTCGTGCTGGACGCCTTCGCGAAAGTGGGACGGCAAATGGCGACCATATGAGTCGCGGCGGCGCCGCAGCGGGCGGGGTGGGTATCCACCCCGTTCGCGGCCGCCGGGATCTGAGCGAATTCCTGAGGCTGCCATGGCGTATTTATCGGGGCGATCGAGCGTGGGTGCCGCCTTTGCTGGGAGAGCAGAAGAAGCTGCTGAACCGCCGGCGCCACCCGTTCCACAAGCACGCTGAAGTCGAGTATTTCCTGGCCCGCCGCGGCCGGGAGGTGGTGGGGCGGATCGCGGCCATCGTCAACCACCGGCACGTGGAGTTTCACGCCGAAGCTGCAGGCTTCTTCGGTTTCCTGGAAAGCGTAGAGGACGGCGAGGTTTCGAGCTCGCTGCTGGCGGCGGCGGAGTCGTGGGTCGCGTCGCGGGGGATGGAGTGCATCCGCGGGCCCATGAACTTCTCGACCAATGAGGAGTGCGGTCTCCTGGTAGCCGGCTTCGAGCACCCGCCCATGGTGATGATGATGCACAACCCGCCGTACTATTCGGCGTTGCTGGAGTCAGCGGGGTACTCGAAGTGCAAGGATCTGCTGGCGTACTTCCTGGATGATCCGAACCCACCGGAGCGGCTGGTGCGCGGTGCTGCGCGGCTGGAGGAGGCTGGCGGGATCCGGGTGCGTCCGATCCGGCTGCGGCGGTTCCGGGAGGAAGTGGCGCTGATCCAGGAAATCTACAATTCGGCATGGGAGCGGAACTGGGGCTTCGTGCCTATGACGGCGGACGAATTCCAGGAACTGGCGCGCCAGCTCCGGCCGGTGGTGAATCCCAACCTCTGCCTGATCGCGGAGGTGCGCGGTGAGCCGGTGGGGTTCGCACTGGCGCTGCCCGATCTGAACCAGGCGCTGCATCGCATAAACGGCCGGTTATTTCCGCTGGGACTGCTGAAAATCTTGTGGTACGCGCGGAAGATTGATGCCGCGCGTATTATCACCCTGGGCCTCAAGCCCGGCTTCCGGCGGCTGGGGCTGGATGCGCTGCTGTACCTGCGCCTCTACCAGGACGGCGTGAAGGCGGGGTATGTTCGGGGCGAGTGTTCCTGGATCCTGGAGGACAACTGGGAGATGCGCCGGGCACTGGAGCGGATGGGTGGGCGGGTATACAAGACCTACCGGATCTACGAGAAGCGCTTCTAGTGGCTTGCCTGCGGCGTAGCCCAGTGGCTACGCCTCCGTGGCGCGCGTTGCCAGCGGGGCGGCTGGGCGGCCTCGGTGGGTGGGCGTACTTGTGAACTCGACCACTGTAGCCAGGAGTGCGACGGAGCGGCTTTTCGCGGCCTACGCCCTGCTCTCGGCCCTGGCGCTGGCTTTCCCCCGTCGTCCGCTCTACGCAGCCCTGCTCGCCGCCCTGCACGTGGCGGCCGCAGCAGTCCTGCTTCGAGCCTCTTTGGCGGTGCCGGGCGCGCGCCGGCGGCCAGTCAGCCCGGCGGCTGCCTGGCTGCGCGATTGGTACCCGCTGCTGCTGATTCCCGCGCTCTACACTGAGCTGGCCGTGCTCAACCGGGCCGTGCACGGAGGCCGCTATTTCGACCCGCTCTTGCAGCGCTGGGAGATGGCGGTGTTCGGGGGGCAGCCGAGTCGAGGCCTGGCTGCTGCGGCGCCACACCTCTGGCTTTCCGAGGCCTTACACGGCGCGTATCTCTCCTACTACATCATTATTTACGGCCCGCCGCTGCTCCTGTACCTTCGTGGCCGCCGGGCCGAGTTCCGGCAAGTAGTTTTCGCCCTGATGCTGACCTTCTTCGTGCATTACGCGTTCTTCATCTACTTTCCTGTGCAGGGCCCGCGCTACCTCTTCCCCGCGCCGGCCGGTGAGATGGCCCGCGGCTGGCTGTACCGTCTCTCGCATTTCCTGCTGGAGGCGGGCTCGAGCCAGGGTGCCGCCTTTCCCTCCTCTCACGTGGCCGTGGCCGCAGCTCAGACGTGGCTCTCGGCGCGCTATCTGCCCAGGCTTGCTCCCTGGGTCGGCGTGCTGACGCTGGGGCTGGCACTGGGCGCGGTGTACGGTGGGTTTCACTACGCGACCGATGCGGCGGCAGGACTCCTTCTCGGCGTGCTGCTGGCGGCGGCCGCGCCGGCGGCAGCCGGACTGTTGACCGGGCGCGCCGAGCCGCTGGAGCGGCCGGCGGGGGGATCGTATTACGCCGGACCTCTGAGTCGGGACACTAGGGCGTGAGCATGCGGGCCGAGTTGCGGAGAATCGCCGCCGGCATTCCGCTGCTTGCGGCTGCCGTAGTCTGGCTGGCCGCGCCGGAGCTTGCCTGGCCGGCGCGAGCACTCACCACGTTCCTGTTGGCCATCCTGCCCGGCCTCATTCTGGCGCAGGTTCAGGTTGCTGCCGAGATTCCCGAGCGCCTGCCCCGCGCCGCCATCTACCTGAGCTCGGCGGCCGCGCTGTGGATCCTGACTGGCCTGGCCGTAGCCGCCGCGCTTGCCAGCGGATACACGGCGCAAACGCTGGGACTGAGGCGCCTGGACTGGCCGGCGACGCTGGGGTGGAGTTGCGCCATACTCGCCGGAGGCATGGGGCTGCTGGTGGCTGGCCGCGTGCTGCGACTCCCGGAGAGCGCATTGCTGCGCCACCTGCTGCCTCGCAGTCGGTTGGAGCGGCTGGCTTTCGTGGGGCTGTCTGTCTCAGCGGGTGTTGGCGAAGAGCTGGTTTTCCGAGGGTTCGCCATTCCCGCCATCCAGACGGCTTCCGCGTCCTGGCTGCTCGCGTTGCTGCTCAGCTCGGGCGTCTTCGGCTTGCTGCATGCGTATCAGGGGGCGGCAGGCGCAGTGCGCGCCGGCATCCTCGGGTTGCTGCTAGCCATCCCGTTCAAGCTCTCGGGGAGTCTCTTGCCCTCCATGATCGGCCATACGGCGCTGGATCTCCTCGCCGGACTGTGGCTGGCCGATTGGCTGCTGCGGCGGTAGGGGCGAACCACTAGCTGAGGGGAGGCGGCGACAGGTGAGCAAGGCGGTCAGGCGCTGCGACTGGGTGGGCGAGCACCCGCTGAGTGTGGCGTATCACGACACCGAGTGGGGCGTGCCGGAGCACGGGGATCAGAAGCTCTTCGAGCACCTGATCCTGGACGGCGCTCAGGCGGGGCTGAGCTGGTTCACGATCCTGAGCAAGCGGGCAGCCTACCGCGCCGCCTTCGAGGGGTTCGATCCCGAACGGATAGCCCGCTTCGAGGCCGGAAGAGTGGTGGAGCTGCTGCGTAACCCCGGAATCGTGCGCAACCGGCAGAAAATCGAATCCACGGTCACGAACGCCCGTGCCTTGCTGCGCCTGCAGGACGAGCTGGGCAGTTTTGCCCATTTCCTCTGGCACTTCGTCGGGGGTCGGCCGCGCCGGAACGCGTGGCGGGCGCTGGCGGAACTCCCGGCCCGCACGCCGGAGTCAGAGGCGATGAGCAGGGCGCTGCTGCAAAGGGGGTTTCGCTTCGTCGGCCCTACCATTTGCTACGCTTTCATGCAGGCCACCGGCATGGTCAATGATCACCTGGTGGACTGCTTCCGCTACCACGAGGTCGGCCAGGGCATCACCGGTTAACCCTCCCAGACGCGCCGCAGACGGCTCTGAACCAGGTGATTGGCCATTTCCCGGCCGCCCGGGTAATGCCAGAGGTCGAGGACTAGCTGCAGGTCACTTACCACCGGCACGGGCAGGTCCGTGCGCAGATCCCGCCAGACCGAATGCTTGTAGTAGGGAAAGAGGACGTGGAAACTTCCATCGTCCGCGGGGCGCCAGCCGTTGCGCTGGGCGATCTCGGAGATGTCCAGCCCACTCAGCTCGACATAGACGTGGACCGCGCCCCACTGCAGCTCCGGAGCTACCAACCAGGCACCCGTTGGCAGGGTCAGCCCCCAGCGGCTCACGTCCGAGAGATCGTTGCGGATTCGGGCAAGGATCTCCTGGATGCCATTTCCCGGGGGCTCGAAGGTGTGACGCGTGTTACGCCCCCAATCGTAGGCGTTTGCCCAGCGCCGGACGAGCGTCATGGGGTCGCTTACCACCACGCGAGCCGTGCGGCCGGCCCGCCGCAGGGAGACGAGACCCTGGCGCTCGAGCTGGCGAGCGGTTCGCGACGCCGTCGAGGGCGTAACCGAGGCCGCAGCAGCCAGCTCCCGCACTCCCCACCCCCGCGCCACGGGATGCGTGAGCAGTACCCGAACCACCTGGGAGCTGCGGTCCGCGAACGGATCGATCAGGCGGCTCGTCGAGCTGAGCGCCGGCACCGGCTTCAGGTCCGAGCGGTCCACAATCAGATAGGGCAGGTCCAGATGCACGGCGCCGGCCAGGTCCACAAAGCAGGCGTGCGATTCCCGTAGCTCCTGACGCAGGCCATCCGATGCGTTGCGCAATACCCACATGCGCCGGTAGTAGCGCGATTGCCAGGAAGCGGCTTTCTTCGCCTCCGACTCCTCCGCACGACGCTTCCAGGGGACCAGCCGAAACCGCTCGTGCTGCCCGCCGCGCGTCCGCACTTCCAGCGCGCTGCCCGCGTCCTCCGACGGGAGCGGCACCTTCCTGATAATAGCCTTTCCGCCCAGCGCCTTTTCCAGCAGCGCCAGGGCCTGCTTGTCGAACATGATGCGCCGCGCCTGCAGGTGTTGCCTTGTACCGCGGATTTGCATCGTAGTGCAACAAGATGGGCCAAGGGCAACAGCGAGGCAAGGCGCGTGGCGGCTCCCGCGTGGCGGCTCCCGGGCGGGCGTGGGAGGTGGTTCGTGGTCGCGGGGGCGCGACCGGAGCGGCACGCCGGAAGTTTTTTGCCGAAGGCGCACAATTGTGTTGTTTGGCTGGTGCGCCGGCGGGTTTCTGGGCGCCGGCTTCTGGAAGGGTATGCCGAGAAAGGGACAGATTTATTGAGATCGTGTGGAGGGGCGGGCCTGGCTCTGCATTGGGGTGCGGCGCTGGCTGGCTGGCCGGCGGGCGGAACGCGGCTTGCGGGGCGAGTGTTAGGGATGGGGGATCGCTTCGGGGAAAGTGACGGGTCCCGGTTGGCAGGAGGCGGTTGGCCGCCGGGCCGGAGGGTTGCGCAGTGCTGCTGCCCTGTAGCTTCGAGGAGGTTTCGGCGTTGCGTTCGGGTGCCGGGGGGGCGCTGGCAGTAGTTCCCTGGCAGGGGGTGACGGTGCTTGCGGCGCCGGAGGTCATAGCGGACACGGAGGCGCTGCTGCCGCGGCTGGAGTCACAATTGAGTGTGACGACGCTGGCGGAGCTGCAGGGTCTGCGGCGGGTGGTGGAGTTCGTGGTAGCGCATCTAAAGGAGCGCATGGATGCGGTGATCCTGGAGCAGTACGTGGGGGCGGAGGAGGCGGTGACTGCGTACTTCGATTATGCGTATGTTTTGACGGTTTACGAACGGATTCAGCGCATGGGCCAGGAGATGGCCGCGCTGATCGAGCTGATGACCGGTCGCCCGCCCACCACAGAATCTGCGCGGCGGATCACCTTCCCTGACTGACCAACTCCGAACGCATCACTACCGCCTCACCGCGGGCGACCGGTCGGAAGTCGGCTGAGCGGACATTGTGGCGGAGGAGTGTGGGCCCGGTCGAGAGGACCGGGCCCCAGTTTTTGTGGGCAGGAAGTACCCGGCTCGGGTTGCGGGTGCTAACGCAAGCTGATACGGCGGGTGGTACGGAGCGTGAGGTCGGCGCCGGCGGGGAGAGCGGCTTCGACGTCACCCACGCCGAGGGAGATAATCGTTCCGGCAGCTGCGCCGATTGCGCCGCCGAGCAAGACAGCCTTCAGGTCCCCGCCGATGATGGCTCCCAGCGCGGCGCCCGCCGCGGCGCCGACGGCCGCCCGTGCCGCGATCTCCTCCTCTTCCTCGCGCGTCGGCTTCAGCTATCTGCGTTACCTGCTGGACAAGTACAAGGGGAACGTGCGGCTGGCGCTGAGCGCCTACAATCGTGGTCCTGGCACGGTAGACCGGCTGCTGCGCCGGGGCGTAACCCGGAGAACGGGTACGCGGACCGGGTGTTGGAGAGCTGAACTCAATTCCCTGCAACTCTTCGCTCCTCACTTCCCTACCCCCGACGGGGGTGGTTCAGCTTGCCTCGGCCTCGGCGAGGCGGCGGCCGCCGAGGTGGCGGTCGAAGAGTTCGAGGACGCGCC
This window of the Gemmatimonadota bacterium genome carries:
- a CDS encoding aspartate aminotransferase family protein, which codes for MVRRFGERLPRLRTRVPGPSSEAVVRRLRAVESPNLVCVAPAPPIVWRQARGANVRDVDGNIYIDLTAGFAVAAAGHSNRRVARAIGAQARRLAHGLGDVHPPEIKLRLLERLSELAPGRLKVTILASAGAEAVEVALKTAWLRTGRPGVLAFTGGYHGLTLGALATTWRREFRDPFRAQLCPGVLFAPYAVPYQAGGADAALATALQETERLLVEAAAAGAPVGAILVEPVQGRGGIVVPAAGFLAGLRSFCDGRELVLIFDEVYTGFGRTGRWFACEHAGVVPDILVVGKALSGALPLSAAVGTREVMEAWPASMGEAIHTSTFLGNPIACAAALAHLEEIERRGLVERARHLGEWLSARLQTWKERHTAVGDVRGLGLMQGVELVEHRGTRRPATEMAARVVQAALGRGVLLLAEGPSANVLAFTPPLVITRLQLEYAVDVVEEEVARAASS
- a CDS encoding SDR family oxidoreductase; translated protein: MAERWALILGASSGFGEATALGLARAGHPIFGVHLDRRSTLPHVEEVTRQIEEGGRRVRFFNMNAADPERRENALEEMKAALGPGEDVGILLHSLAFGTLRPFIHEDALNEQQMDMTLRVMAHTLVDWTQGLVRRGMMGEGARIFAMTSGGSTRIIPSYGAVSAAKCALESHCRQLAVELVPHGITVNAIRAGVTDTPALRKIPGHERLIEAAQARNPSGRLTRPEDVARALVALSAPDTYWMTGNVINVDGGEEITA
- a CDS encoding NAD-dependent epimerase/dehydratase family protein, translated to MNPAERFLVTGATGFVGTHLVQALCAAGASVRALVRPTSEVARLAELGVELVPGALEDGAALARAVEGADVVLHLAATTRARNAQGYWRANAEGTRALVQAVLKAARPPRRLVYLSSLAAAGPARNGAPIERQDAPRPVSAYGRSKLEGEFACLAAAGEREVVVLRAPVVYGPRDRDLLLFFRLAARGVLPVPAGPERTLQLVHVTDLTAALILAATTAAAAGIYHAADPRPYAWPDVARLMGQAVGRRARTMLLPAALFRAAGAASELASAIRGRPSIFNRDKVRELLAPAWLCETAAARRELRFEAAISLPEGLAATAAWYRAHGWL
- a CDS encoding aminotransferase class I/II-fold pyridoxal phosphate-dependent enzyme: MSLFEKCESYTRAREVQAAGYYPYFIPIEASYDTEVIVRGQPKIMVGSNNYLGLTHHPKVLEAAQAALKRYGSGCTGSRFLNGTLDLHEQLEERLARFLDAEAALVFSTGYQTNLGVIDTLVGRDEHLFLDKLNHASIVDGGRLALGVVHRYPHGDLQALERQLARAPADAGKLIVTDGIFSMEGDIADLPAVVALAEFYGAQVMVDDAHAFGVLGGRGGGTAQHFHLEGRVDLIMATFSKSLASIGGVIAGPELVIHYVKHHARSLIFSASMPPASVATVLAALEVIETEPERREALWRNTRRMQEGLRSLGYDIGRSETPVIPVLIGDLEKMLVFWKALFDAGVFTNPVTPPAVPDNSCRLRISLMATHTDDHIDFVLDAFAKVGRQMATI
- a CDS encoding N-acetyltransferase, coding for MSRGGAAAGGVGIHPVRGRRDLSEFLRLPWRIYRGDRAWVPPLLGEQKKLLNRRRHPFHKHAEVEYFLARRGREVVGRIAAIVNHRHVEFHAEAAGFFGFLESVEDGEVSSSLLAAAESWVASRGMECIRGPMNFSTNEECGLLVAGFEHPPMVMMMHNPPYYSALLESAGYSKCKDLLAYFLDDPNPPERLVRGAARLEEAGGIRVRPIRLRRFREEVALIQEIYNSAWERNWGFVPMTADEFQELARQLRPVVNPNLCLIAEVRGEPVGFALALPDLNQALHRINGRLFPLGLLKILWYARKIDAARIITLGLKPGFRRLGLDALLYLRLYQDGVKAGYVRGECSWILEDNWEMRRALERMGGRVYKTYRIYEKRF
- a CDS encoding phosphatase PAP2 family protein → MNSTTVARSATERLFAAYALLSALALAFPRRPLYAALLAALHVAAAAVLLRASLAVPGARRRPVSPAAAWLRDWYPLLLIPALYTELAVLNRAVHGGRYFDPLLQRWEMAVFGGQPSRGLAAAAPHLWLSEALHGAYLSYYIIIYGPPLLLYLRGRRAEFRQVVFALMLTFFVHYAFFIYFPVQGPRYLFPAPAGEMARGWLYRLSHFLLEAGSSQGAAFPSSHVAVAAAQTWLSARYLPRLAPWVGVLTLGLALGAVYGGFHYATDAAAGLLLGVLLAAAAPAAAGLLTGRAEPLERPAGGSYYAGPLSRDTRA
- a CDS encoding CPBP family intramembrane metalloprotease, giving the protein MSMRAELRRIAAGIPLLAAAVVWLAAPELAWPARALTTFLLAILPGLILAQVQVAAEIPERLPRAAIYLSSAAALWILTGLAVAAALASGYTAQTLGLRRLDWPATLGWSCAILAGGMGLLVAGRVLRLPESALLRHLLPRSRLERLAFVGLSVSAGVGEELVFRGFAIPAIQTASASWLLALLLSSGVFGLLHAYQGAAGAVRAGILGLLLAIPFKLSGSLLPSMIGHTALDLLAGLWLADWLLRR
- a CDS encoding DNA-3-methyladenine glycosylase I, giving the protein MSKAVRRCDWVGEHPLSVAYHDTEWGVPEHGDQKLFEHLILDGAQAGLSWFTILSKRAAYRAAFEGFDPERIARFEAGRVVELLRNPGIVRNRQKIESTVTNARALLRLQDELGSFAHFLWHFVGGRPRRNAWRALAELPARTPESEAMSRALLQRGFRFVGPTICYAFMQATGMVNDHLVDCFRYHEVGQGITG
- a CDS encoding helix-turn-helix domain-containing protein; translated protein: MFDKQALALLEKALGGKAIIRKVPLPSEDAGSALEVRTRGGQHERFRLVPWKRRAEESEAKKAASWQSRYYRRMWVLRNASDGLRQELRESHACFVDLAGAVHLDLPYLIVDRSDLKPVPALSSTSRLIDPFADRSSQVVRVLLTHPVARGWGVRELAAAASVTPSTASRTARQLERQGLVSLRRAGRTARVVVSDPMTLVRRWANAYDWGRNTRHTFEPPGNGIQEILARIRNDLSDVSRWGLTLPTGAWLVAPELQWGAVHVYVELSGLDISEIAQRNGWRPADDGSFHVLFPYYKHSVWRDLRTDLPVPVVSDLQLVLDLWHYPGGREMANHLVQSRLRRVWEG